One Alphaproteobacteria bacterium HT1-32 genomic region harbors:
- the cobA gene encoding uroporphyrinogen-III C-methyltransferase translates to MTHIALPIFLPLQGKTAVIVGGSALAVRKLRLVLKSAAAVRVVAPDPDAEMTRLADNPRITLIRRPFSDEDMQDAAVVFAATGDEQTDSAVSRAAIRAGVPVNAVDRPEISTFTMGSIIDRAPVVIGISTDGSAPVLARRIKTLIEAAVPEQLGRVASFAARFRDTVKRLKPSERDRRAFWERFFDGQISELVLAGKEPEARAAMIADLNGIQSPQSHGKVLLVGAGPGDPELLTIKAARALQEADVILYDRLVPEAVLEHARRDADRISVGKMAGGPSVPQEETNQLMLDLARSGKTVVRLKAGDPFVFGRGGEEQAWLADHDIPVQIVPGITAAVGCAAEVGLPLTHRDHTQSVTFVTAHGKDGEPGVNWQALADLNGTLAIYMGVRQAASTQAHLLEAGLSAATPVAITQSGTQPGQRLVRGQLGALTDLIGQYDITGPAIIYVGETAALGIAGEEARFTPLTHAQDAPRAAAGA, encoded by the coding sequence ATGACTCATATCGCTTTACCAATCTTTCTGCCGCTTCAGGGCAAAACCGCTGTCATCGTTGGTGGCAGTGCACTGGCTGTCCGTAAACTGCGACTGGTCCTGAAATCAGCCGCCGCTGTGCGTGTCGTGGCACCTGACCCTGATGCAGAAATGACCCGGCTGGCTGACAACCCGCGCATCACCCTCATCCGCCGCCCCTTCAGTGATGAAGATATGCAGGATGCAGCGGTCGTGTTTGCTGCCACGGGTGATGAGCAGACCGACAGCGCGGTCTCCCGGGCCGCGATCAGGGCAGGCGTTCCCGTTAACGCCGTCGACCGGCCGGAAATCTCCACCTTCACCATGGGCTCAATCATTGACCGGGCACCTGTCGTCATCGGGATCTCGACAGATGGCAGCGCCCCGGTCCTTGCCCGACGGATCAAGACCCTGATTGAAGCCGCTGTACCGGAGCAACTGGGCAGGGTTGCCAGTTTTGCCGCCCGGTTCCGTGACACGGTGAAGCGTCTGAAACCTTCGGAACGCGATCGCCGGGCCTTCTGGGAACGTTTCTTTGACGGCCAGATCAGTGAACTGGTCCTCGCCGGTAAAGAACCGGAAGCAAGGGCTGCGATGATTGCCGACCTCAACGGCATCCAGTCCCCCCAATCCCATGGCAAGGTACTCCTTGTCGGTGCAGGTCCCGGCGATCCGGAACTGCTGACCATCAAGGCCGCCCGTGCCCTGCAGGAAGCAGATGTCATTCTGTATGACCGGCTGGTTCCGGAAGCCGTGCTGGAACATGCCCGTCGTGATGCCGACCGGATCAGCGTCGGTAAAATGGCCGGCGGGCCATCCGTTCCGCAGGAAGAAACCAATCAGCTGATGCTCGATCTTGCCCGTTCCGGCAAAACCGTTGTTCGCCTGAAAGCCGGAGACCCGTTTGTTTTCGGTCGTGGCGGCGAAGAACAGGCCTGGCTTGCAGATCATGACATCCCTGTCCAGATCGTACCCGGCATCACCGCTGCCGTGGGTTGTGCAGCCGAGGTTGGCCTGCCACTGACCCACCGCGATCACACACAATCCGTTACCTTCGTAACGGCCCATGGCAAAGACGGCGAACCCGGTGTGAACTGGCAGGCACTGGCTGACCTGAACGGAACGCTGGCGATTTATATGGGTGTACGTCAGGCAGCCTCAACACAGGCACATCTGCTTGAGGCCGGCCTTTCCGCTGCAACACCGGTTGCGATTACCCAGAGCGGCACACAGCCCGGCCAGAGACTCGTCCGCGGCCAGCTGGGCGCCCTCACGGACCTGATCGGTCAATATGACATCACGGGCCCGGCAATCATCTATGTCGGTGAAACAGCTGCTCTCGGCATTGCCGGAGAAGAAGCCCGCTTTACCCCCCTTACCCACGCGCAGGATGCCCCGCGCGCCGCAGCAGGAGCCTGA
- a CDS encoding DUF2849 domain-containing protein — translation MAKVFTANRLVDGAVVYLDPQGVWTTDVLSAHLLESDEAIEKAEAAGRDAVARHHVVDAYPIDAELRDGSVYLTRFRERIRAQGPTILFGTAGLKKKAA, via the coding sequence ATGGCAAAAGTTTTTACCGCAAACCGCCTTGTCGACGGCGCTGTTGTCTATCTTGACCCGCAGGGTGTCTGGACCACTGACGTGTTGTCCGCTCATCTGCTGGAAAGCGATGAAGCGATAGAAAAGGCTGAAGCAGCCGGTCGCGATGCCGTTGCCCGGCACCATGTCGTCGATGCCTACCCGATAGATGCAGAGCTGCGTGACGGCTCTGTCTACCTCACCCGATTCCGTGAACGTATCCGCGCCCAGGGACCGACCATCCTGTTTGGTACCGCGGGTCTGAAAAAGAAGGCCGCCTGA
- a CDS encoding nitrite/sulfite reductase yields the protein MYQYDQYDHAFVANRVEQYRGQVSRRLAGDLSEDQFKPLRLMNGLYLQLHAYMLRVAVPYGTLSSGQMRKLAEISRKYDRGYGHFTTRQNIQFNWIKLEQSPDILAELASVEMHAIQTSGNTIRNTTSDPFAGAVAGEIDDPRVWCEIIRQWSTLHPEFSFLPRKFKIAVTGSEDDRAAIKVHDIGLALRRNEAGEIGFEVLVGGGLGRTPMIGKTIREFVSQRDLLSYLEAILRTYNLIGRRDNKYKARIKIMVHELGIDEVRRQVDAEWEHLRNGALVLPDEEVARIRAFFAAPAFETIETPVRSYEVARFEDQAFARWTRTNVAAHRQPGYGIAVISLKPIGGVPGDATAEQMEKVAELAERYSLGEIRVTHTQNLVLPHVRLSDMHSLWQALEEAGLGTANIGLISDIIACPGLDYCALANTRSIPVAQRIQHRVDNIDRQHDLRDLSVKISGCINACGHHHIGNIGILGVDRRGEEYYQITIGGRADENARLGDVIGPAVSYDNVSTAVERLLDAYVQERKDDETFIDTYDRVGLKPFKEAVYVTD from the coding sequence ATGTATCAGTATGATCAGTATGACCACGCGTTTGTGGCAAATCGTGTAGAACAGTATCGCGGTCAGGTCAGCCGCCGTCTTGCTGGCGACCTCTCAGAAGACCAGTTCAAGCCGCTGCGCCTGATGAACGGCCTCTATCTGCAACTGCATGCCTATATGCTGCGGGTTGCCGTTCCCTACGGCACCCTGTCCTCCGGACAGATGCGGAAACTGGCTGAAATTTCGCGGAAGTATGACCGTGGCTACGGACATTTCACCACCCGCCAGAATATCCAGTTCAACTGGATCAAGCTGGAACAGTCACCGGACATTCTGGCCGAACTGGCATCGGTCGAGATGCATGCAATCCAGACCAGCGGCAACACTATCCGCAACACCACATCCGATCCGTTCGCGGGTGCCGTGGCCGGTGAAATTGATGACCCCCGGGTCTGGTGCGAAATCATTCGCCAGTGGTCAACCCTGCATCCCGAATTCTCGTTCCTGCCCCGCAAGTTCAAGATCGCAGTAACCGGCAGTGAAGACGACCGCGCCGCCATCAAGGTGCATGACATCGGACTGGCGCTGCGACGCAATGAAGCTGGCGAGATCGGCTTTGAAGTACTGGTTGGCGGCGGCCTTGGCCGTACCCCGATGATCGGAAAGACAATCCGGGAATTTGTCAGCCAGCGTGACCTGCTGTCCTATCTTGAGGCCATCCTGCGGACCTACAACCTGATCGGACGCCGGGACAACAAGTACAAGGCCCGGATCAAGATCATGGTGCATGAGCTTGGCATAGATGAAGTACGCCGTCAGGTTGATGCCGAATGGGAACATCTGCGTAATGGCGCGCTGGTATTGCCCGATGAAGAAGTCGCCCGCATCCGCGCCTTCTTTGCAGCGCCGGCTTTCGAGACCATCGAAACCCCGGTTCGCAGTTATGAAGTCGCCCGTTTCGAGGATCAGGCATTCGCCCGCTGGACCAGGACGAACGTCGCCGCCCACCGTCAGCCAGGTTACGGCATTGCCGTGATCTCCCTGAAGCCGATTGGTGGCGTCCCCGGTGATGCAACCGCAGAGCAGATGGAGAAAGTCGCAGAACTGGCCGAGCGCTACAGCCTTGGTGAGATCCGCGTTACGCACACCCAGAATCTGGTGCTGCCGCATGTCCGGCTGTCCGACATGCACAGCCTGTGGCAGGCGCTGGAAGAAGCCGGCCTCGGTACAGCGAATATCGGTTTGATTTCCGATATCATCGCCTGCCCCGGCCTGGATTACTGTGCGCTTGCCAACACCCGGTCTATCCCGGTGGCACAGCGTATTCAGCACCGGGTTGATAACATTGACCGCCAGCATGACCTGCGGGACCTGTCGGTGAAAATATCGGGCTGTATCAATGCCTGCGGGCATCATCACATCGGCAATATCGGCATTCTGGGCGTCGATCGCCGGGGTGAAGAATATTACCAGATCACGATCGGCGGCCGTGCAGATGAGAATGCCCGTCTGGGTGATGTCATCGGTCCGGCAGTCTCTTACGACAACGTTTCAACCGCCGTCGAGCGCCTGCTGGATGCTTATGTCCAGGAACGCAAAGACGACGAGACTTTCATCGACACCTACGACCGTGTCGGTCTGAAACCCTTCAAGGAGGCGGTTTATGTCACTGATTAG
- a CDS encoding DUF934 domain-containing protein, which produces MSLIRNGVAIDDAWVRLDDDTPAAPGSRAIVSLQRWKAEKSRLTEILAGVGVLLKSSESAEDIADDLSVLEVVAVDFPAFTDGRSYSTARILRERYRYLGEIRAVGDVLRDQYGFMVRCGVDAFELSDAVDTAEWIKAVNEIPTAYQPAADGRSPLFRVRAETPQDAWLAY; this is translated from the coding sequence ATGTCACTGATTAGAAATGGCGTTGCGATTGATGACGCCTGGGTTCGGCTGGATGATGATACACCGGCAGCACCCGGATCACGGGCCATTGTTTCCCTGCAACGCTGGAAAGCTGAAAAATCCCGACTGACTGAAATTCTGGCAGGCGTCGGGGTACTGCTGAAAAGCAGTGAGTCAGCAGAAGATATCGCTGATGACCTCTCAGTCCTCGAAGTCGTGGCCGTCGATTTCCCGGCTTTTACCGATGGCCGGTCCTATTCCACGGCCCGTATCCTGCGGGAACGATATCGCTATCTCGGCGAAATCCGGGCTGTCGGGGATGTCCTGCGCGATCAGTACGGTTTCATGGTCCGCTGCGGTGTTGATGCCTTCGAATTGTCGGATGCTGTGGACACGGCTGAATGGATAAAGGCGGTCAACGAAATCCCGACCGCCTATCAGCCTGCCGCGGATGGCCGCAGCCCCCTGTTCCGGGTCCGTGCAGAAACCCCGCAGGATGCCTGGCTCGCATACTGA
- a CDS encoding ABC transporter permease subunit has protein sequence MSLPSYAGPLETAWYYGYRFICGLIFLFLILPILVIIPLSFNAEPYFTFTPGMLSLDPDAFSLRWYEDMVTNVQWTHSAKNSVIIAFFSTILATGLGTLAALGLSKSYMPFRSLFMGILISPMIVPLIISAAGMFFFYSDVGLSSTLTGIVLAHTALGTPFVIITVTATLVGFDQSLNRAALSLGANPRTVFFKVTMPLILPGVISGALFAFITSFDEVVVVLFLAGYEERTIPRQMFSGLREQISPTILAVATVLVAISIALLASLEILRRRNERLRGITPH, from the coding sequence ATGTCACTTCCATCCTATGCCGGTCCGCTTGAAACCGCCTGGTACTATGGCTACCGGTTCATTTGCGGTCTGATCTTTCTGTTTCTGATCCTGCCGATTCTGGTGATCATCCCGCTCAGCTTCAATGCAGAGCCCTACTTCACGTTCACACCCGGTATGCTGTCGCTCGACCCGGACGCTTTTTCGCTCCGCTGGTATGAGGATATGGTCACCAACGTTCAGTGGACCCATTCGGCGAAGAACAGTGTGATCATCGCATTCTTCTCGACCATTCTGGCGACCGGTCTTGGTACGCTTGCTGCACTTGGTCTGTCGAAATCCTACATGCCGTTCCGCTCACTGTTCATGGGCATTCTGATTTCACCGATGATCGTGCCGCTGATCATCTCGGCAGCCGGGATGTTTTTCTTCTATTCAGATGTCGGGTTGTCCTCGACGCTGACCGGGATTGTGCTGGCGCATACTGCGCTGGGGACACCTTTCGTCATCATTACGGTGACGGCAACGCTGGTGGGCTTTGACCAGTCGCTGAACCGGGCAGCACTCAGTCTCGGGGCAAATCCGCGAACTGTTTTCTTCAAGGTGACAATGCCGCTGATTCTGCCGGGTGTTATCAGCGGAGCCCTGTTCGCCTTCATTACCTCGTTCGACGAGGTTGTTGTTGTGCTGTTCCTGGCTGGATATGAAGAACGCACGATCCCGCGTCAGATGTTCTCGGGCCTGCGGGAGCAGATCAGTCCGACTATTCTTGCGGTGGCAACGGTTCTGGTGGCGATATCAATTGCCCTGCTGGCCTCGCTGGAAATTCTGCGACGCCGTAACGAGCGGTTGCGGGGTATCACGCCACATTAG
- a CDS encoding ABC transporter permease subunit, producing the protein MITADGIPLKVSLARAMMRNKMRAMLLVAPLFLFILFSFILPIGQMLLRSIDNPALVEGIPETLALLEEWDRQDVPSEEVFATLAREMIRGSEDRSIGKVGARLNQEFAGSRSLFNKTIRRVKRMETGPYKEAFLKIDKDWGDVELWKNIDRMGKQYTTAYFAAAIDMRYNGDGELIEQPEYKQIYVKLFGRTIWMSIMVTITCIILGYPIAYLLATLPMRTSNLLMIMVLLPFWTSLLVRTTSWIVILGKEGVLNETLVWLGIISTDSRLELMFNEKGVVIAMTHILLPFMVLPLYSVMKTIPPTYMRAARSLGANPALAFWRVYVPQTVPGIGAGSILVFIVAIGYYITPALVGGSDGQMISNLIAYHMQKSLNWGLAAALGAILLSGVLALYWLYNKIVGIDNMKFG; encoded by the coding sequence ATGATCACCGCGGACGGTATTCCGCTCAAGGTCAGCCTCGCCCGGGCGATGATGCGCAACAAGATGCGCGCCATGCTGCTCGTAGCACCACTTTTTCTGTTTATTCTTTTCAGTTTTATCCTTCCCATCGGTCAGATGCTGCTGCGCAGTATCGATAATCCGGCGCTGGTAGAGGGGATCCCCGAAACTCTTGCCCTGCTGGAAGAATGGGATCGTCAGGATGTCCCCTCGGAAGAGGTTTTTGCGACACTGGCACGTGAAATGATCCGGGGCTCCGAGGACCGGTCGATCGGTAAGGTCGGCGCGCGCCTGAATCAGGAATTCGCCGGTTCCCGCAGTCTGTTCAACAAGACTATCCGTCGCGTCAAGCGAATGGAGACCGGCCCCTATAAGGAAGCTTTCCTCAAGATCGACAAGGACTGGGGCGATGTTGAGCTCTGGAAGAACATCGACCGGATGGGGAAACAATATACGACTGCCTATTTCGCGGCAGCAATCGACATGCGCTACAATGGCGATGGCGAACTGATCGAACAGCCGGAATACAAACAGATATACGTGAAGCTGTTTGGCCGTACGATCTGGATGAGCATTATGGTGACGATCACCTGTATCATCCTCGGCTACCCGATCGCCTATCTGCTTGCGACCCTGCCGATGCGAACCAGTAATCTGCTGATGATCATGGTCCTGCTGCCGTTCTGGACATCACTGTTGGTGCGGACGACATCCTGGATTGTCATTCTCGGCAAGGAAGGTGTGCTGAACGAGACGCTGGTCTGGCTCGGTATCATAAGTACGGATTCCCGGTTGGAACTGATGTTCAACGAAAAAGGTGTGGTCATTGCGATGACCCATATCCTGCTGCCGTTCATGGTATTGCCGCTCTACAGCGTGATGAAAACCATTCCGCCAACCTATATGCGGGCAGCGCGATCTCTCGGGGCCAATCCGGCACTTGCCTTCTGGCGGGTCTATGTACCGCAGACGGTGCCGGGTATCGGAGCGGGATCTATCCTCGTTTTCATCGTTGCGATTGGTTACTACATCACGCCGGCACTGGTCGGCGGGTCTGATGGCCAGATGATTTCGAACCTGATCGCCTATCACATGCAGAAATCGCTGAACTGGGGACTGGCTGCGGCACTTGGCGCAATCCTGTTGTCCGGTGTGCTGGCGCTCTACTGGCTCTACAACAAGATTGTCGGTATCGACAATATGAAGTTCGGCTGA